One Papaver somniferum cultivar HN1 chromosome 10, ASM357369v1, whole genome shotgun sequence genomic window carries:
- the LOC113318496 gene encoding (S)-coclaurine N-methyltransferase-like isoform X1, with protein MQLMAKEELLQNMELGLIPDQEIRERIRIELEKRLRWGYKETHEEQLSQLLDLVHSLKGMKMATEMENLDLKLYEAPMEFLKIQHGSNMKQSAGYYTDESTTLDEAEIAMLDLYMERAQIKDGQSVLDLGCGLGAVALYGANKFKKCQFTGVTSSVEQKDYIQGKCKELKLTNVKVLLADITTYETEERFDRIFAVELIEHMKNYQLLLKKISEWMKDDGLLFVEHVCHKTLAYHYEPVDAEDWYTNYVFPAGTLTLSSASMLLYFQVSSFTKFRLKYIVLLALNHNSRMILETVMAWQDDVAVVNQWTLSGKHYSRSHEEWLKNMDKNIVEFKEIMRSITKTEEEANRLLNFWRIFCMCGAELFGYKNGEEWMLTHLLFKKK; from the exons atgcaGTTAATGGCAAAGGAAGAGCTGTTGCAGAACATGGAGCTTGGGTTGATACCGGACCAAGAGATTAGAGAAAGGATTAGAATTGAATTAGAAAAACGTCTCCGATGGGGTTACAAAGAAACCCATGAAGAACAGCTTTCTCAGCTTCTTGACTTGGTTCACT CTTTGAAAGGTATGAAAATGGCAACTGAGATGGAGAATTTGGATTTGAAACTCTACGAAGCGCCTATGGAATTCTTAAAGATCCAACATGGAAGCAACATGAAACAAAG TGCTGGTTACTACACTGATGAATCAACAACGTTGGACGAAGCTGAGATAGCGATGCTGGATTTGTATATGGAGAGGGCACAGATCAAAGATGGTCAGAGTGTACTTGATTTAGGGTGTGGATTGGGTGCTGTAGCTCTTTATGGTGCAAACAAGTTTAAAAAATGTCAATTTACTGGAGTAACAAGTTCTGTGGAACAAAAAGATTACATTCAAGGAAAATGCAA GGAGCTTAAGTTGACCAACGTCAAGGTTTTATTAGCTGATATAACAACTTACGAAACTGAAGAAAGATTTGATCGGATTTTCGCAGTTGAATTGATTGAG CATATGAAGAACTATCAATTGCTTCTTAAgaaaatatcagaatggatgaaagatGATGGACTTCTTTTCGTGGAACATGTTTGCCATAAGACTCTAGCTTACCATTATGAG CCTGTTGATGCAGAAGATTGGTACACTAACTACGTATTCCCTGCTGGAACCCTGACTCTATCGTCTGCTTCAATGCTTCTTTACTTTCAAGTAAGTTCATTCACAAAATTTAGGCTGAAATATATTGTGCTTCTTGCACTCAACCATAACTCTCGCATGATTCTTGAAACTGTAATGGCATGGCAGGATGATGTTGCTGTTGTGAATCAATGGACTCTGAGTGGAAAGCATTATTCTAGATCCCA TGAAGAATGGTTGAAAAACATGGATAAAAACATCGTTGAATTCAAAGAAATAATGAGGTCTATAACTAAAACTGAGGAAGAAGCGAACAGATTGCTCAATTTTTGGAGGATTTTTTGCATGTGTGGAGCGGAGTTGTTTGGTTACAAGAATGGTGAAGAATGGATGCTGACCCATCTtctcttcaagaaaaaatga
- the LOC113318496 gene encoding (S)-coclaurine N-methyltransferase-like isoform X2, which translates to MQLMAKEELLQNMELGLIPDQEIRERIRIELEKRLRWGYKETHEEQLSQLLDLVHCMKMATEMENLDLKLYEAPMEFLKIQHGSNMKQSAGYYTDESTTLDEAEIAMLDLYMERAQIKDGQSVLDLGCGLGAVALYGANKFKKCQFTGVTSSVEQKDYIQGKCKELKLTNVKVLLADITTYETEERFDRIFAVELIEHMKNYQLLLKKISEWMKDDGLLFVEHVCHKTLAYHYEPVDAEDWYTNYVFPAGTLTLSSASMLLYFQVSSFTKFRLKYIVLLALNHNSRMILETVMAWQDDVAVVNQWTLSGKHYSRSHEEWLKNMDKNIVEFKEIMRSITKTEEEANRLLNFWRIFCMCGAELFGYKNGEEWMLTHLLFKKK; encoded by the exons atgcaGTTAATGGCAAAGGAAGAGCTGTTGCAGAACATGGAGCTTGGGTTGATACCGGACCAAGAGATTAGAGAAAGGATTAGAATTGAATTAGAAAAACGTCTCCGATGGGGTTACAAAGAAACCCATGAAGAACAGCTTTCTCAGCTTCTTGACTTGGTTCACT GTATGAAAATGGCAACTGAGATGGAGAATTTGGATTTGAAACTCTACGAAGCGCCTATGGAATTCTTAAAGATCCAACATGGAAGCAACATGAAACAAAG TGCTGGTTACTACACTGATGAATCAACAACGTTGGACGAAGCTGAGATAGCGATGCTGGATTTGTATATGGAGAGGGCACAGATCAAAGATGGTCAGAGTGTACTTGATTTAGGGTGTGGATTGGGTGCTGTAGCTCTTTATGGTGCAAACAAGTTTAAAAAATGTCAATTTACTGGAGTAACAAGTTCTGTGGAACAAAAAGATTACATTCAAGGAAAATGCAA GGAGCTTAAGTTGACCAACGTCAAGGTTTTATTAGCTGATATAACAACTTACGAAACTGAAGAAAGATTTGATCGGATTTTCGCAGTTGAATTGATTGAG CATATGAAGAACTATCAATTGCTTCTTAAgaaaatatcagaatggatgaaagatGATGGACTTCTTTTCGTGGAACATGTTTGCCATAAGACTCTAGCTTACCATTATGAG CCTGTTGATGCAGAAGATTGGTACACTAACTACGTATTCCCTGCTGGAACCCTGACTCTATCGTCTGCTTCAATGCTTCTTTACTTTCAAGTAAGTTCATTCACAAAATTTAGGCTGAAATATATTGTGCTTCTTGCACTCAACCATAACTCTCGCATGATTCTTGAAACTGTAATGGCATGGCAGGATGATGTTGCTGTTGTGAATCAATGGACTCTGAGTGGAAAGCATTATTCTAGATCCCA TGAAGAATGGTTGAAAAACATGGATAAAAACATCGTTGAATTCAAAGAAATAATGAGGTCTATAACTAAAACTGAGGAAGAAGCGAACAGATTGCTCAATTTTTGGAGGATTTTTTGCATGTGTGGAGCGGAGTTGTTTGGTTACAAGAATGGTGAAGAATGGATGCTGACCCATCTtctcttcaagaaaaaatga
- the LOC113318496 gene encoding (S)-coclaurine N-methyltransferase-like isoform X3 has protein sequence MQLMAKEELLQNMELGLIPDQEIRERIRIELEKRLRWGYKETHEEQLSQLLDLVHSLKGMKMATEMENLDLKLYEAPMEFLKIQHGSNMKQSAGYYTDESTTLDEAEIAMLDLYMERAQIKDGQSVLDLGCGLGAVALYGANKFKKCQFTGVTSSVEQKDYIQGKCKELKLTNVKVLLADITTYETEERFDRIFAVELIEHMKNYQLLLKKISEWMKDDGLLFVEHVCHKTLAYHYEPVDAEDWYTNYVFPAGTLTLSSASMLLYFQDDVAVVNQWTLSGKHYSRSHEEWLKNMDKNIVEFKEIMRSITKTEEEANRLLNFWRIFCMCGAELFGYKNGEEWMLTHLLFKKK, from the exons atgcaGTTAATGGCAAAGGAAGAGCTGTTGCAGAACATGGAGCTTGGGTTGATACCGGACCAAGAGATTAGAGAAAGGATTAGAATTGAATTAGAAAAACGTCTCCGATGGGGTTACAAAGAAACCCATGAAGAACAGCTTTCTCAGCTTCTTGACTTGGTTCACT CTTTGAAAGGTATGAAAATGGCAACTGAGATGGAGAATTTGGATTTGAAACTCTACGAAGCGCCTATGGAATTCTTAAAGATCCAACATGGAAGCAACATGAAACAAAG TGCTGGTTACTACACTGATGAATCAACAACGTTGGACGAAGCTGAGATAGCGATGCTGGATTTGTATATGGAGAGGGCACAGATCAAAGATGGTCAGAGTGTACTTGATTTAGGGTGTGGATTGGGTGCTGTAGCTCTTTATGGTGCAAACAAGTTTAAAAAATGTCAATTTACTGGAGTAACAAGTTCTGTGGAACAAAAAGATTACATTCAAGGAAAATGCAA GGAGCTTAAGTTGACCAACGTCAAGGTTTTATTAGCTGATATAACAACTTACGAAACTGAAGAAAGATTTGATCGGATTTTCGCAGTTGAATTGATTGAG CATATGAAGAACTATCAATTGCTTCTTAAgaaaatatcagaatggatgaaagatGATGGACTTCTTTTCGTGGAACATGTTTGCCATAAGACTCTAGCTTACCATTATGAG CCTGTTGATGCAGAAGATTGGTACACTAACTACGTATTCCCTGCTGGAACCCTGACTCTATCGTCTGCTTCAATGCTTCTTTACTTTCAA GATGATGTTGCTGTTGTGAATCAATGGACTCTGAGTGGAAAGCATTATTCTAGATCCCA TGAAGAATGGTTGAAAAACATGGATAAAAACATCGTTGAATTCAAAGAAATAATGAGGTCTATAACTAAAACTGAGGAAGAAGCGAACAGATTGCTCAATTTTTGGAGGATTTTTTGCATGTGTGGAGCGGAGTTGTTTGGTTACAAGAATGGTGAAGAATGGATGCTGACCCATCTtctcttcaagaaaaaatga
- the LOC113317412 gene encoding uncharacterized protein LOC113317412, whose protein sequence is MSSGNIDKGKSKFRDISCYCIDSKIQFAFKKLQRDKMNLRMFRQMVHRKLCLEDIDEVILMWISDNEHPWTLKNDQCFFWFWDNVVVNGNGFIQLVVKIKNPEWDVTPKKSVSKSPQVRRSPKLGGDKNKSDDGGTARKLFGQGQFTTYSSRCCW, encoded by the exons ATGTCCAG TGGAAACATTGATAAGGGAAAAAGCAAATTTAGAGACATAAGTTGTTATTGCATTGACAGTAAGATTCAGTTTGCTTTCAAAAAGTTACAAAGAGATAAGATGAATCTGAGGATGTTTCGGCAAATGGTTCACAGGAAGTTGTGTTTGGAAGATATAGATGAAGTTATTTTAATGTGGATATCAGACAATGAACATCCATGGACTCTAAAGAATGATCagtgttttttttggttttgggacAATGTTGTGGTAAATGGCAATGGTTTCATTCAGTTGGTAGTCAAGATTAAAAATCCAGAATGGGATGTCACACCTAAGAAATCAGTATCAAAGTCGCCTCAAGTGAGAAGAAGCCCAAAACTTGGAGGTGATAAGAACAAAAGTGATGATGGTGGCACTGCTAGGAAGTTGTTTGGGCAAGGGCAGTTCACAACCTACTCAAGCAGGTGTTGTTGGTGA